A genomic segment from Tuwongella immobilis encodes:
- a CDS encoding C1 family peptidase: MAKWFKILAAILGALATVTAAFVLTVAPVDPEPVAVPGAFGWVADPDAVAEVAKVQPSPTIAQTPAGGVPVESLPDHAYLWELERNVTGQNPPPQNQKSVGSCVSFGTARAIERTLAGQRQGAPPVRLVEEVIYGGSRVEIGGGRISGDGSIGAWAAEFVKQYGVLERGAYPGYDLRSYSESLCRDFGRLGVPDPLEPTVRKFPVKSITQVTTWTEAKQALASRYGIAISSSQGFQMQRDSRGICGPFGRWMHCMCLDGYHRDADGTEYGHIENSWGADAHRGPVGWGNPSTAGFWARADVIDKMLRQGDSWAFSDVQGFPARLDWLLQNNPKERAYAAVSKATEPHHHSNR, encoded by the coding sequence ATGGCCAAATGGTTCAAAATCCTGGCTGCGATCTTGGGTGCGTTGGCGACGGTTACCGCGGCATTCGTGCTGACGGTGGCCCCCGTCGATCCCGAACCAGTCGCTGTGCCAGGTGCATTCGGTTGGGTCGCTGACCCTGATGCCGTCGCCGAGGTGGCGAAGGTGCAACCATCGCCCACCATCGCCCAGACTCCGGCGGGTGGCGTTCCCGTCGAGTCGCTCCCAGACCATGCGTATCTCTGGGAGTTGGAACGCAACGTGACGGGGCAGAATCCCCCGCCGCAGAATCAAAAATCGGTCGGTTCGTGCGTATCCTTCGGGACCGCCCGTGCAATCGAGCGGACGCTGGCTGGACAACGGCAGGGCGCTCCCCCCGTTCGTCTGGTCGAAGAAGTCATCTATGGCGGCAGCCGTGTCGAGATTGGTGGCGGGCGAATCAGTGGCGATGGCAGCATCGGTGCCTGGGCCGCTGAGTTCGTCAAGCAGTACGGCGTCTTGGAGCGTGGAGCGTATCCCGGATACGACTTGCGATCGTACTCCGAATCGCTCTGCCGTGACTTTGGCCGGCTTGGTGTGCCCGACCCGCTGGAACCCACTGTTCGCAAGTTCCCGGTCAAGTCGATCACCCAAGTGACGACGTGGACCGAAGCCAAGCAAGCGCTGGCCAGCCGATATGGCATCGCCATCAGCAGCAGCCAGGGGTTCCAGATGCAGCGAGATTCTCGCGGTATCTGCGGGCCGTTTGGCCGCTGGATGCACTGCATGTGTTTGGATGGATACCATCGGGACGCGGACGGAACCGAGTACGGTCACATCGAGAACAGTTGGGGAGCCGACGCCCACCGTGGCCCGGTCGGGTGGGGCAACCCATCCACGGCAGGATTCTGGGCCCGCGCTGATGTCATCGACAAGATGCTTCGCCAGGGCGATTCATGGGCGTTCTCGGATGTCCAGGGATTCCCAGCTCGCCTCGACTGGCTACTGCAAAACAACCCCAAGGAGCGTGCATATGCCGCTGTTTCCAAGGCTACGGAACCGCATCATCACTCGAATCGTTGA
- a CDS encoding nucleotide exchange factor GrpE, whose protein sequence is MSTTDPTLEFLRRFNDPNLWVVERAVPIFKPHKRSKKLPNGQVASIEVTAGDIPEIAQQMVQLERSGTPARITEGHLKPDLPESMQPDLLGFCRSPRVGRFGPQQELAVVADLYYLRDKAERAKRYPYRSVEYYPPTKEIRGVALLMRDPQLDMGIVHYQLEVNSMTNTPAPAPTPTPEGDEALSPAEEKLAQKYWKHYMKQYAWMGKAAAHYEGGGGGASAMPSATNGGMPALSDSSPPPATEAERMQRDQMAVQFQRMQAEMTALRTQAEREKCERLVMQLEAEGYNLQRAVEVQRLLPLTAAERTNHLDYVRQCYSRQPVASPIRVYSGHVETPTSTDNPTESQMEAAVQYMRDHSCDWDVAISKIMKKG, encoded by the coding sequence ATGAGTACCACTGATCCCACCCTGGAATTCCTCCGCCGATTCAACGACCCGAATCTCTGGGTTGTTGAGCGTGCGGTCCCGATTTTCAAGCCGCACAAGCGGTCGAAGAAGCTCCCCAACGGGCAGGTGGCTTCGATCGAGGTGACGGCTGGTGACATCCCGGAAATTGCCCAGCAGATGGTCCAACTGGAGCGAAGCGGAACGCCCGCTCGCATCACCGAAGGCCATCTCAAACCTGATCTTCCCGAATCCATGCAGCCCGATTTGCTTGGGTTCTGTCGCAGTCCACGAGTGGGTCGATTCGGCCCACAGCAGGAATTGGCGGTCGTCGCAGACCTCTATTACCTGCGAGACAAAGCGGAGCGGGCCAAGCGGTACCCCTATCGGTCGGTGGAGTATTACCCGCCAACCAAGGAGATCCGTGGTGTCGCGCTGCTCATGCGTGATCCGCAGCTCGATATGGGAATTGTCCATTACCAATTGGAGGTCAACTCGATGACCAACACACCAGCGCCGGCACCCACCCCGACCCCGGAAGGCGACGAAGCCCTCTCGCCAGCCGAGGAGAAGCTGGCGCAGAAATACTGGAAGCATTACATGAAGCAGTATGCCTGGATGGGTAAGGCAGCCGCTCACTATGAAGGTGGCGGTGGTGGTGCCTCCGCAATGCCATCGGCGACCAACGGTGGGATGCCCGCGCTGTCGGATTCGTCTCCGCCTCCCGCCACTGAAGCCGAGCGGATGCAACGTGATCAGATGGCAGTGCAGTTCCAGCGCATGCAAGCGGAGATGACCGCACTGCGGACGCAAGCCGAACGCGAAAAATGCGAACGGCTCGTGATGCAGCTTGAAGCTGAAGGGTACAACCTCCAGCGTGCGGTCGAGGTGCAACGGCTGTTGCCATTGACCGCAGCAGAACGCACGAACCATCTCGACTATGTGCGTCAGTGCTACTCTCGCCAGCCCGTGGCATCGCCGATCCGCGTCTACAGCGGCCACGTCGAGACCCCGACCTCAACCGACAATCCCACCGAATCCCAGATGGAAGCGGCCGTGCAGTACATGCGTGACCACAGCTGCGATTGGGATGTGGCAATCTCCAAGATCATGAAGAAGGGGTAA
- a CDS encoding sigma-70 family RNA polymerase sigma factor — MPPQPARSRAAADELFRLNQGLAIQAAILLRDCQSLIPFDDLKQIALMTLWQVCLKWDPRSNTPFSTFAFTTIKNRLINAIRTTHRLPLAEREDDCPLASVHDRPALPERDPDSMGTIREWLAQLDQPIDRQVIIMSYGLDGCGYSLDQIAAGLGIKRRQVAIYLRRAMDKLAVIAGVKDAVVKDKPSPRRRHVVSQTGDLFADCE, encoded by the coding sequence ATGCCACCACAACCAGCCCGTTCCCGCGCTGCAGCCGACGAGCTGTTTCGGCTCAACCAAGGGCTCGCCATCCAAGCGGCCATCTTGCTCCGCGACTGTCAGTCGCTCATCCCATTCGATGACTTGAAGCAGATCGCCCTGATGACCCTGTGGCAAGTCTGCCTGAAATGGGATCCGCGCTCCAACACCCCGTTCAGCACCTTTGCCTTTACCACCATCAAGAATCGGCTCATCAACGCGATCCGCACGACCCACCGACTGCCATTGGCGGAGCGCGAGGACGATTGCCCATTGGCATCCGTCCATGACCGGCCAGCGCTGCCCGAGCGAGACCCGGACAGCATGGGAACAATCCGGGAATGGTTGGCCCAACTCGACCAGCCCATCGATCGGCAAGTGATCATCATGAGCTATGGGCTGGATGGCTGTGGGTATTCGCTCGATCAGATCGCGGCGGGACTGGGGATCAAACGGCGGCAAGTCGCCATCTATCTCCGGCGTGCCATGGACAAACTGGCGGTCATCGCGGGGGTGAAAGATGCAGTGGTTAAAGACAAACCAAGTCCGCGTCGAAGGCATGTTGTTTCACAGACAGGCGATCTGTTCGCAGACTGTGAGTGA
- a CDS encoding methyltransferase domain-containing protein, with protein sequence MLAWPDLQRRDRQPEWMDQPDLAPELHTAALRGLARLNAVSGAVGMLWRPLRQLAQRLNRPLRILDLAAGGCDTLLALAHRAKRAGYSWHWAACDRSPQARNLALEQAARAGIALEYHTQDLLTQPLPTGYDVLTCSLFLHHLNESEIITLLQHASEAAGEMLLVNDLIRSRLSYALVWLGCRLLTRSPVVHVDGPLSIRAAFTVAEWRQLAERAGLAPVQQSIGWPARMQLQWNRPHDG encoded by the coding sequence ATGCTCGCTTGGCCCGATCTTCAGCGCCGTGACCGCCAGCCGGAATGGATGGACCAACCGGATTTGGCCCCGGAACTGCACACGGCCGCACTGCGGGGATTGGCCCGACTCAACGCCGTCTCTGGTGCCGTCGGCATGCTCTGGCGCCCCTTGCGACAATTGGCCCAGCGTCTGAACCGCCCGCTGCGGATTCTCGACCTCGCCGCCGGGGGATGCGATACGCTCCTGGCATTGGCCCACCGCGCCAAACGGGCCGGATATTCCTGGCATTGGGCCGCCTGCGACCGCTCCCCACAGGCCCGCAACTTGGCACTCGAACAGGCTGCACGGGCCGGAATCGCGCTCGAATATCACACCCAAGACCTGCTCACGCAACCACTCCCGACCGGGTACGATGTCCTCACCTGCTCCTTATTCCTGCATCATTTGAATGAATCCGAGATTATCACCCTGCTGCAACACGCCTCCGAAGCCGCCGGGGAGATGCTTCTGGTCAATGATTTGATTCGCTCGCGGTTGAGTTATGCGTTGGTCTGGTTGGGTTGTCGGCTGTTGACTCGCTCGCCGGTGGTGCATGTCGATGGGCCGCTGTCGATTCGAGCGGCGTTCACCGTCGCGGAATGGCGACAACTCGCGGAACGTGCCGGACTCGCCCCGGTGCAGCAGTCGATCGGCTGGCCTGCTCGCATGCAATTGCAATGGAATCGCCCCCATGACGGCTAA
- a CDS encoding NAD(P)/FAD-dependent oxidoreductase, which yields MTAKPIASQSVDVLIVGAGPAGAIAALLLARRGFAVRLVDRATFPRWKVCGCCLNARAVASLESIGLGHLLRDAGAVPLNELVWAIGERSVRLPLGGGRAISRERFDDGIIAAAQSAGATFQPETRVEAGESSESFRRVWLHSPHGIESIDAKIVIAADGLSSQWLPVTIAAGTRIGAGTTLPDSDPFYTPGHIWMATHRQGYVGLTQLEDGRLDVAAAWDRAALRELGGPGPAAATVLESVGWPIPRGWESAAWRGTPGLTRHARELGQSRLFGVGDAVGYVEPFTGEGMSWAIAGAIALAPIVASAVEHWHPDSILQWSRKYHRHVGSHQQLCRWVAGLMRRPRWVHWTIAGLQQIPAIANPVIRRLHTARPMLRSSRPNKDRSA from the coding sequence ATGACGGCTAAGCCAATCGCGTCGCAGTCGGTGGATGTGCTGATCGTCGGGGCCGGGCCTGCGGGTGCGATTGCCGCGCTGCTGCTAGCCCGACGCGGATTCGCGGTTCGGCTCGTCGATCGGGCGACATTTCCACGCTGGAAAGTTTGCGGATGCTGCCTGAACGCTCGCGCGGTGGCCTCGCTGGAATCGATTGGCTTAGGCCACCTGCTGCGCGATGCCGGGGCCGTCCCTTTGAACGAATTGGTGTGGGCCATCGGCGAGCGATCGGTGCGATTGCCCCTGGGCGGCGGCCGCGCCATCTCCCGCGAACGATTCGATGATGGAATCATTGCCGCCGCTCAATCCGCCGGGGCAACATTTCAGCCGGAAACCCGCGTGGAAGCGGGCGAATCCAGCGAATCATTCCGCCGTGTGTGGTTGCATTCCCCCCACGGAATCGAGTCGATTGATGCCAAAATCGTCATCGCCGCCGATGGCTTGTCCAGTCAATGGCTGCCGGTGACAATTGCCGCCGGCACACGCATCGGAGCAGGCACCACCTTGCCCGACAGCGATCCATTCTACACGCCAGGACACATTTGGATGGCCACCCATCGTCAGGGGTATGTCGGCCTGACGCAGTTGGAAGATGGCCGGTTGGATGTGGCGGCGGCGTGGGATCGTGCCGCGCTGCGGGAACTCGGCGGACCGGGACCGGCGGCGGCGACCGTGTTGGAATCGGTTGGCTGGCCGATTCCGCGCGGCTGGGAATCCGCCGCCTGGCGAGGCACCCCCGGACTCACCCGCCACGCACGCGAATTGGGCCAATCCCGACTCTTTGGCGTGGGCGATGCCGTGGGCTATGTCGAACCGTTCACCGGCGAGGGGATGTCTTGGGCGATTGCCGGCGCGATTGCGCTGGCCCCGATTGTGGCATCGGCCGTCGAACATTGGCATCCCGATTCGATCCTGCAATGGTCGCGGAAGTATCATCGGCATGTCGGATCGCATCAGCAGTTATGCCGCTGGGTCGCCGGGTTGATGCGCCGACCGCGATGGGTGCATTGGACCATCGCCGGGCTTCAGCAGATTCCCGCCATTGCCAATCCCGTGATTCGTCGGCTGCACACCGCACGACCGATGCTCCGCAGCAGTCGCCCGAACAAGGATCGCTCCGCATGA
- a CDS encoding type III polyketide synthase — protein MTCLLHGIGTADSGNPLSQADALGLALGINDRTGDLAPWLQGIFDHAGIDRRSICVGPEVLADLIHRTRTTDSVFLPKGPDDAVGPTTGERMGAYWEIAAPMATRAAQIALAESGVPAESLTHLITVTCTGFRAPGLDHALIQNLTLSPEIERTQVGFMGCHGALNGLRVAKAFTEANPAANVLVVAAEVCTVHYHYGDSAKHLVGNALFADGAGAVVLRGRDSEREMEGNPNPSQDIRPIWRLAATGSCVIPNSAGAMTWEIGDHGFEMTLSTKIPGLIGQHLRPWLDRWLERAGLSVAEVSSWAIHPGGPKILTAVEEILQLTREQTTVSWNVLKQHGNMSSATALYLFQRLRQQNAPMPMVSLGFGPGMAVEAVLWR, from the coding sequence ATGACTTGTCTTTTGCATGGCATTGGCACCGCCGATTCGGGGAATCCGCTCTCCCAAGCGGATGCGCTGGGGTTGGCGTTGGGCATCAACGACCGCACCGGCGATCTGGCCCCCTGGCTGCAAGGGATCTTTGACCACGCGGGCATCGACCGGCGCAGCATCTGCGTGGGGCCGGAAGTGCTGGCCGACCTGATTCACCGCACTCGCACCACCGATTCGGTATTTCTGCCCAAAGGCCCGGACGATGCCGTCGGCCCGACCACCGGCGAACGCATGGGCGCATATTGGGAGATTGCCGCCCCAATGGCCACCCGCGCGGCCCAAATCGCACTCGCCGAAAGTGGCGTGCCCGCGGAATCGCTGACGCATCTCATCACCGTCACCTGTACCGGATTTCGTGCACCGGGATTGGATCATGCGCTGATTCAGAATTTGACGCTGTCGCCGGAAATCGAACGCACGCAAGTTGGCTTCATGGGCTGTCATGGGGCGCTGAATGGTCTGCGGGTGGCGAAGGCGTTTACCGAGGCGAACCCGGCGGCGAATGTCCTGGTGGTGGCGGCGGAAGTCTGCACGGTGCATTATCACTACGGGGACTCCGCGAAGCATCTCGTCGGCAATGCGCTCTTCGCCGATGGTGCGGGGGCGGTGGTGCTGCGGGGACGCGATTCCGAGCGAGAGATGGAAGGCAACCCCAATCCCAGTCAAGACATCCGCCCAATTTGGCGATTGGCAGCAACCGGCTCCTGTGTGATTCCCAATAGCGCGGGGGCGATGACCTGGGAAATTGGCGACCATGGCTTTGAAATGACGCTCTCGACCAAAATTCCCGGATTGATCGGCCAGCATTTGCGACCGTGGCTGGATCGCTGGCTGGAACGGGCTGGGCTGTCCGTCGCGGAAGTGTCCAGTTGGGCGATTCATCCCGGCGGGCCAAAAATTCTCACCGCCGTCGAAGAAATTCTGCAGCTCACGCGCGAACAAACCACCGTCAGTTGGAACGTGCTGAAGCAGCATGGCAACATGTCTAGCGCGACCGCGTTATACTTATTCCAGCGATTGCGGCAGCAAAACGCTCCGATGCCGATGGTGTCGCTGGGCTTCGGGCCGGGAATGGCAGTGGAGGCGGTCCTTTGGCGGTGA
- a CDS encoding sigma 54-interacting transcriptional regulator, with amino-acid sequence MRARLTLETGEAKPAILDLNPEQPITLGRSRDNNVLLRDEHASRLHARIYFHETTWRIQDFGLNGTRIDGQRLQQDAPLEHNQEIRIGEIRFRFTLLDATPASGISRLSRTLANTLTERRTVSDSMVALSSTRLELDELTTLCKFMAGAVEKHEPHELIREALQILLIHTGADIVGYLGLESSDPTQKMVLPESAAVDVALSRQLTRRVQREGKPVWLGRDLLDQVKPGESLAAIQDAICLPLKAGSRTLGAIHLIRPRSVFTERAFRFAEVLTSFLAQSLYSLRDRRKLLAENHRLRLKAPQADDLVGDSPLMMKLRYQMDQAASLQTPLLILGEPGTGKQLVARLIHEHSSRADAPLQVTCTAAISPSILMAELVGYRPGAFTGADREYAGAIQRADEGTLFIDEISELPLDLQELLVKFLAGEGIQPLGGGFTLKPDVRLIAASTRNLEVELQEGRLLPELHQRLSDFTLVVPPLREHPDDIPYLTQYFLDQITIECRRTVTLTESAMKHLLRYPWPGNVRQLRAVLANAVLATESDVLDRDAFALGPNTTSTDRPPSLNLAQLQAWAVRQAYRQGGGIAAAAEILGLPEAAVREQLSRSGLITPMTE; translated from the coding sequence ATGCGAGCGCGATTGACTCTGGAAACAGGAGAAGCGAAACCCGCAATCCTGGACCTCAACCCTGAGCAGCCCATCACGTTAGGTCGGAGCCGCGACAACAACGTGCTGCTGCGGGATGAGCACGCCAGCCGATTGCACGCACGCATTTACTTTCATGAGACAACTTGGCGGATTCAGGATTTTGGCCTCAACGGCACTCGCATCGACGGGCAACGCCTGCAACAAGACGCGCCGCTGGAGCATAATCAGGAAATCCGCATCGGGGAAATTCGCTTTCGGTTTACCCTGCTGGATGCCACCCCCGCCTCGGGCATTAGCCGCCTCTCCCGCACCCTGGCAAACACCCTCACGGAACGTCGCACGGTTTCGGATTCCATGGTGGCACTCTCGTCCACCCGATTGGAATTGGACGAACTCACGACCTTATGCAAATTCATGGCCGGTGCCGTCGAGAAGCACGAACCGCATGAGTTGATCCGCGAAGCGCTGCAAATTCTGCTGATTCACACCGGAGCCGATATTGTCGGCTATCTGGGACTGGAATCGAGCGACCCCACGCAGAAAATGGTGCTGCCGGAATCCGCCGCCGTCGATGTCGCACTCAGCCGACAACTCACCCGACGGGTGCAACGCGAAGGCAAACCCGTGTGGCTGGGCCGCGACTTGCTGGATCAAGTCAAACCAGGGGAAAGCCTTGCGGCGATTCAAGACGCCATTTGCCTGCCGCTGAAAGCCGGGAGTCGCACCCTGGGGGCCATTCACCTGATCCGCCCGCGAAGCGTCTTTACCGAGCGAGCATTCCGATTCGCGGAAGTGCTGACGAGCTTTCTGGCGCAATCGCTCTATTCCTTGCGAGACCGTCGAAAATTGCTGGCGGAGAATCATCGCCTGCGGCTGAAAGCCCCGCAAGCGGATGACCTGGTCGGCGATAGTCCGCTGATGATGAAATTGCGCTATCAGATGGATCAGGCGGCATCGCTGCAGACACCACTGCTGATTCTCGGCGAACCGGGCACCGGCAAGCAGTTGGTCGCGCGGCTGATTCACGAGCATTCCAGCCGGGCCGATGCGCCGCTGCAAGTGACCTGCACGGCGGCGATTTCCCCCTCGATTCTCATGGCCGAACTCGTCGGCTACCGTCCCGGCGCATTCACCGGCGCGGATCGGGAATATGCCGGGGCAATCCAGCGGGCCGACGAAGGGACGCTGTTCATCGACGAAATCAGCGAATTACCGCTGGATTTGCAAGAACTCCTGGTGAAATTCCTGGCCGGCGAAGGCATCCAACCGTTGGGCGGCGGCTTCACTCTCAAGCCGGATGTGCGGTTGATTGCGGCCAGCACCCGCAATCTGGAAGTCGAATTGCAGGAAGGGCGATTGCTGCCGGAATTGCATCAACGCCTCAGCGATTTTACGCTTGTCGTACCGCCACTGCGTGAACATCCCGATGATATTCCCTATCTGACCCAATATTTCTTGGATCAAATCACCATCGAATGCCGTCGAACGGTGACACTGACCGAATCGGCGATGAAGCATTTGTTGCGGTATCCCTGGCCGGGAAATGTTCGTCAACTGCGGGCCGTGCTGGCGAATGCCGTGCTCGCCACGGAATCGGATGTGCTGGACCGAGACGCCTTTGCGCTGGGGCCCAACACGACCTCCACCGATCGGCCACCGAGTTTGAACCTGGCGCAACTGCAAGCCTGGGCCGTGCGACAAGCCTATCGCCAGGGCGGAGGAATTGCCGCCGCCGCCGAGATTCTCGGCCTGCCCGAAGCGGCCGTGCGTGAACAATTAAGCCGTAGCGGGTTAATCACCCCCATGACGGAGTAA
- a CDS encoding serine/threonine-protein kinase, translating to MSIDSQVQRLLRRWVEATTQGQTLTIPALCADCPELIPAVEREILRYLQTLTEQDNVLGNRLTKSFLIGSLSRNPTAAMSVALSMPTTSPNMGTPDRLSLGGYPLRDVLGQGGMGCVYLAEDERLKRPIAIKVMHAQLAAVPEARARFLREAQAVAQLEHDHIITIHQVGEDGEIPFLVMPYLRGESLESRLRSANRLPPLECVRIAREIAEGLAHAHDRQLIHRDIKPANIWLESERNRVKILDFGLARPGNLNDRLTSEKTILGTPAYMSPEQANGDEVDGRADLFSLGCVLYEMLTGVQPFDGPTVYAILSALSQRTPERVDRLVPQIPRSLADLVEQLLQKSPAARPKSAAEVVEALRAIEASAPSSGTTPLRSRRSSKRKAIVIGSLIGILALLIIGLLTLGGPRPEMGTSPPQPPTPTPTPTPEPPAIPQTDRAIANRLLEYVASLNIRTASGKNQEIFAGNVLPDEAFRIIGINQLTPAALPAGFLGETFLPTIEPLPELEVIRNTATRLKVDDLPPERLLKLRSFDTITGLGVQIPWTPIWIDTLRKFPKLIHLQISGTSDFATLAPRLREFPVIKTMVMYDFGPADSPGWKVIPTLNCSYLHLSRSAISAEHWANLLKNPTLESLIVSMGPLTDAHFQALATHGNLTMLALERFSGNLTAANVAALAGMRRVQILSIDHPQFDEDKLMQLVACQSLMSLRITNTRVTRRGVEAFLQQRPNCQVEWNGQRIRKKPT from the coding sequence ATGTCGATTGACAGCCAGGTGCAACGCTTGCTCCGCCGCTGGGTCGAGGCCACCACGCAGGGGCAGACGCTGACGATTCCGGCATTGTGCGCGGATTGTCCCGAATTGATTCCCGCCGTCGAACGCGAAATTCTCCGCTATTTGCAAACCCTTACCGAACAAGACAACGTGCTGGGGAACCGTCTCACCAAGTCGTTCCTGATCGGGTCGCTATCGCGGAATCCAACGGCGGCCATGTCGGTAGCGCTGTCCATGCCGACGACATCGCCCAACATGGGGACGCCAGACCGCCTTTCGCTGGGGGGGTATCCGCTGCGGGATGTGCTGGGGCAAGGCGGCATGGGCTGCGTCTACCTGGCCGAGGATGAACGCCTGAAGCGGCCCATCGCCATCAAGGTCATGCACGCGCAACTCGCGGCCGTTCCCGAAGCGCGAGCGCGATTTCTCCGGGAAGCCCAAGCCGTGGCCCAACTGGAGCACGACCACATCATCACCATCCACCAGGTGGGTGAAGATGGCGAAATTCCCTTTTTGGTGATGCCGTATCTGCGTGGCGAATCGCTGGAATCCCGACTGCGATCCGCGAATCGATTACCGCCCCTGGAATGCGTGCGCATCGCCCGCGAAATCGCGGAGGGGTTGGCCCACGCACACGATCGCCAATTGATTCACCGCGACATCAAACCCGCGAATATCTGGCTGGAATCCGAGCGAAATCGGGTCAAGATCCTCGACTTTGGTTTGGCTCGACCGGGCAACCTCAACGACCGACTCACCAGCGAAAAGACCATCCTGGGCACGCCCGCGTACATGTCTCCGGAACAGGCGAACGGCGACGAAGTGGACGGCCGCGCGGATCTCTTTTCCCTCGGCTGCGTGCTGTACGAAATGCTCACCGGCGTGCAGCCATTCGATGGCCCCACCGTGTACGCAATCCTCTCCGCACTGTCGCAGCGTACTCCCGAACGGGTCGATCGACTCGTGCCGCAGATTCCACGCTCACTGGCCGATCTCGTCGAGCAATTGCTGCAGAAATCCCCCGCCGCCCGCCCGAAATCCGCCGCCGAGGTGGTCGAGGCACTGCGGGCAATCGAGGCATCCGCCCCATCGTCCGGCACCACGCCGCTGCGATCTCGACGTTCCAGCAAGCGGAAGGCCATCGTCATCGGCTCGCTGATCGGCATTCTGGCACTGCTCATCATCGGCTTACTCACGCTGGGCGGGCCAAGGCCGGAGATGGGGACATCGCCGCCACAACCTCCAACTCCGACGCCAACACCGACGCCGGAACCGCCTGCGATTCCCCAGACCGACCGCGCGATTGCCAATCGCCTGCTGGAATATGTCGCCTCGCTGAATATCCGCACAGCATCGGGCAAAAACCAGGAGATTTTCGCCGGGAATGTGCTGCCCGACGAGGCATTTCGCATCATCGGCATCAATCAACTCACCCCGGCCGCGCTGCCGGCAGGATTCCTGGGCGAGACATTTTTGCCGACCATCGAACCGCTGCCCGAATTGGAGGTGATCCGCAACACGGCAACGCGGCTGAAAGTCGACGATCTTCCGCCCGAACGCTTGCTGAAACTGCGATCCTTCGACACCATCACCGGCCTGGGAGTGCAAATTCCCTGGACGCCGATTTGGATCGACACGCTGCGAAAATTCCCCAAACTGATTCACCTGCAAATTTCGGGCACCAGCGACTTTGCGACTCTGGCTCCCCGACTGCGCGAATTCCCAGTCATTAAAACGATGGTGATGTACGATTTCGGTCCCGCCGATTCGCCCGGCTGGAAGGTCATCCCCACGCTCAACTGTTCCTACCTGCATCTGTCGCGGTCGGCGATTTCTGCCGAGCATTGGGCCAACCTGCTCAAGAATCCCACGCTGGAATCGCTGATTGTTTCCATGGGACCGCTCACCGATGCCCATTTCCAAGCACTTGCAACGCATGGCAACCTGACCATGTTGGCCTTGGAACGCTTTTCGGGCAACCTCACCGCCGCAAACGTCGCCGCACTCGCAGGCATGCGACGCGTGCAAATTCTGTCGATCGATCACCCCCAATTCGACGAAGACAAGCTGATGCAACTCGTCGCCTGCCAATCGCTCATGAGCCTGCGGATCACCAACACTCGAGTGACCCGTCGCGGCGTCGAGGCATTCCTCCAACAGCGGCCCAATTGTCAGGTCGAATGGAATGGCCAACGCATCCGCAAGAAACCGACCTGA